A single region of the Lycium barbarum isolate Lr01 chromosome 2, ASM1917538v2, whole genome shotgun sequence genome encodes:
- the LOC132628791 gene encoding NAC domain-containing protein 96-like — MVNFKEGFRFRPRDRKGVTFLLRFIAGQVMNDSGFITTNVDVYGKQEPWQIYDHGVAFGNDDGDNTCSQYRYFITKLKKKNKSMYNRNVGKNGRWKQQDKGKAVGKKGGQVIGYKKSMSYENKNCNLETYGHWLMKEYQLSDAISNKFKDEERRDWVLCAIKKKKTRTTSSSSIGLNLECAEKMIKRMLQRGSKQSMYQVKEFLMSNIDESEKGMPEIEQQISFWSANALKESNNQQQAEEKLQILVLATLF; from the coding sequence ATGGTGAATTTTAAAGAGGGTTTCCGTTTTCGTCCAAGAGATAGAAAAGGAGTTACTTTCTTGTTGAGATTCATTGCTGGACAAGTTATGAATGATTCTGGTTTTATCACCACCAATGTTGATGTTTACGGTAAACAAGAACCGTGGCAGATTTACGATCATGGAGTAGCTTTCGGGAATGATGATGGGGACAACACTTGCAGTCAGTATCGCTATTTCATCACGAAGCTCAAGAAGAAAAACAAGTCCATGTATAATCGCAATGTGGGAAAGAATGGTCGTTGGAAACAACAAGACAAGGGAAAAGCAGTTGGAAAGAAGGGAGGACAAGTGATTGGATACAAGAAGAGCATGAGTTATGAGAACAAGAATTGCAATCTTGAAACATATGGGCATTGGTTGATGAAAGAGTATCAACTCTCTGATGCTATTAGTAACAAGTTTAAGGATGAGGAGCGTAGAGATTGGGTTCTTTGTGCcatcaagaagaagaagacacgaaccacttcttcttcttctattggTCTGAATTTGGAATGTGCAGAGAAGATGATTAAGAGAATGTTGCAAAGAGGATCAAAACAGAGTATGTATCAAGTTAAAGAATTCTTGATGTCCAATATTGACGAGAGTGAGAAAGGAATGCCTGAAATTGAGCAGCAGATTTCTTTTTGGAGCGCCAATGCATTGAAAGAGAGTAACAACCAACAACAAGCTGAAGAGAAATTGCAGATTCTTGTGCTAGCGACCCTATTTTAG
- the LOC132628792 gene encoding NAC domain-containing protein 101-like → MENLEEGYRFHPTDGEGLTFLLRFIAGQEMHDSGFITTNVDVSGKHEPWQIYDHGVPCGDDDDDDDDSDCSQYRYFITKLKKKNKSKYNRNVENRGSWKQQDKGKPVIYSSSSPVIIGCKKSMSYVNKNYNRKNGNRLMKEYELSSVILQKFDEDCRDYVLCAIKKRPVTSSCHSETSTVTILNNFPDEVTSCGTTNSSSPEVLQVLKYLSDTSFSSIFDYHTNCSSPFTIPCVVKAESWLS, encoded by the exons ATGGAGAATCTTGAAGAGGGTTACCGTTTTCATCCGACAGATGGTGAAGGACTTACTTTCTTGTTGAGATTCATTGCTGGACAAGAGATGCATGATTCTGGTTTTATCACCACTAATGTTGATGTTTCCGGTAAACATGAACCTTGGCAGATTTATGATCATGGAGTACCCTgcggtgatgatgatgatgatgacgatgacagcgATTGCAGTCAGTATCGCTACTTCATCACAAAGCTCAAGAAGAAAAACAAGTCTAAGTATAATCGCAATGTTGAAAACAGGGGCAGTTGGAAACAACAAGACAAGGGCAAACCGGTTatatactcatcatcatcaccCGTAATTATTGGATGCAAGAAGAGCATGTCTTACGTGAATAAGAATTATAATCGGAAAAATGGGAATCGGCTGATGAAGGAGTACGAGCTCTCTAGTGTTATTCTTCAGAAATTTGACGAGGATTGCAGAGATTATGTGCTCTGTGCCATCAAGAAGAGACCCGTTACTAGTTCCTGTCATTCCGAGACTTCCACAGTCACAATCTTGAACAATTTTCCTGATGAAGTAACTT cATGTGGTACTACAAATAGTTCTTCTCCTGAAGTTTTGCAGGTATTAAAGTATCTGAGTGATACTTCATTCTCTTCCATCT TTGATTATCACACTAATTGCTCTTCTCCTTTTACTATTCCTTGTGTAGTAAAAGCTGAATCATGGCTTTCGTGA